Sequence from the uncultured Flavobacterium sp. genome:
TCCGGAATTTACTCCAAAAGCACCAATTGCCGGAGAGATTTTCGATAAAGTCGAAGAAGTAATCAATTCTTATCCTGATACAAATCCTAAAGCAAAAGAATATCAGGAAAAAGCCATCGCAGTTAGTAAATATGCTAAAACTGATGACAAAGCAAAAGCACATATTGATGAAGTAATTAAAACAAAAGCAATTCCGGCATTTTTGGCTGGAGCAAAAGGTTTTGGTACACAAAAAGGAGGCTGGTCAGTAACGTATGTTGCCGGAAAATTTGGCGATGATATTATGGCAAGAGACATTATCAATTATGGAGGTTTATGGGCAAATCAAATTCAGGAAGCTATTTATTTTATTGGACTTACAGATAGTAATAAACAACCTCTAAGTGGTGATAAAGTTTATGAAATTAAGTTTCCTAAAGATCAATTACCAGATTTAGCAGTCAATGCATTTTGGTCCGTTACATTATATAGTGTTCCTGATTACAGAGTTGTTGACAATAAACTAAAAAGATACAATTTGAATAATGTTTCGAATTTAAAGAAAAACCCTGACGGTTCGTTGAGTATTTGGCTGGCTTCGTCATTGCCTAAAGACGTGCCTCAAAGTAACTGGTTACCAACTCCTGCGGGTAAAGGCTTCTCTTTAAATCTACGTATGTATGTTTCGAAAAAAGAAGTTCTGGACGGAAAATGGTTTCCTGCTCCAATTGAACAAAAGAAGTAATTAACGGTATATAAACTTCCAAAAAACAAATAGTATGAAAAATAAATGTCTAATTCTTATTGCTGGAATTTCTTTGATTTTGAATATTGGATGTGAAAAAAAGACAACCATAAATACAGCATCAAACCCCGTTTCTACATCAGGAACTGAAATAAAAATGGATGGAGAATTGCCTTCAAAAGAATCTATTCCGAAACTGTTTGATGAAATGGATTTTCAACAAGCAACACAATGTTATTTGTGGGCATTACCGATTGTGGGTTTTGCCAAATGGCAGTATCAGCATTACAAAACCTTTGGCGCATCAAGTAATGATCTTGTTCTTTATAATTCATATGCTGATCGTTTAGGAATTCTCACAGCGAATGCAACAACTCCATATATACTAACATTCATCGATTTGGGAGTAAATGGTCCAACGGTAATTGAAATGCCTGCTGGTCGTACCGCTGGCGGATTGGCAGATTTTTGGCAAAGAGAACAGGCAACAATTGGAGAAATGGGTCCTGATAAAGGAAAAGGAGGAAAATATGTATTAGTACCGCCAACTATAAAAGATTTTAAAGCTCCTGGTTATTTTATTGTTCCCTGCAATACGGTAAATATGTTTTTTGGTTTCAGAACACTTGATCCGGATCCAAAAGTAACTGAAATGTTATTGAAACAGGTAAAAATTTATCCGTACGCACAAAGAACAAATCCAACTCCGACAAAAGTTGTTAGTCCTCCGGCAGGAAAGAAATGGCTCGGAATTCCGCCAACCGGAATTGCTTATTGGGAACGTCTTCATGCTATTTTACAAAATGAACCCGTAGAAGAACGTGATCGTTTTTTTATGGCATGGCTTAGAAATCTCGGAATAGAAAAAGGCAAACCTTTTGCACCAGACGAACGTCAGAAGAAAATTTTAATTGCGGCTGCAGAAAAAGGACAGCAAATGGCAATGGCGAATTCTTTTGAAAAACGTTTTGCAGATGTAAAACACTGGCCGGATAAACACTGGGATTATGTTTTGATTATGAAAAATGCATCACAGCATGCGGATAATTATGATGAGTTTTTTGAGAGAGCTTCTTATTTCTATGAAGCAGTTACATACTCTCAAGCCATGATGTCTAAAACACCAAATGTGGGTCAGGCATATTTAGGATCTTATTATGATAATGAAGGAAACTGGCTTGACGGAGCTAAAAATTACACTTTAAATGTTCCCGCAAATCCACCGGCAGTAAATTTCTGGTCGATTACAGTTTATGATTCTGCTACACGTTGTTTAATTGATAATCCACAACAAAATGCTGATTTATCTTCCCGTAAGGATCTTATAAAAAATGCTGACGGATCTGTTGATCTTTATTTTGGACCAAAAGCTCCAGCCGGAAAAGAGAAAAATTGGGTACAAACTTTACCCGGAAAACATTGGTTTACCTATATGCGTTTCTACGGACCAACAACTGCTTATTTTGATAAAAGCTGGAAAATGGATGATATCAAAGAAGTAAAGTAAAGTCTTTAATACAACTCAATATGAAAAAGATACTTTTTATAACATTGATTTTAATTTCTTTTTTTTCTTGTAAAAAGAAGGAAACTACAAGTGATCAGGCAACAGCAAATAGTCAAATTATAAAATCGGCAGATTCGGCGAAAGCCATTGCAAAAGAAGCCTGGACTTATATTTTTCCGCTGGCAATGAATTATAGAACGATGCATTTGTATGCCTTAGACAAAACCTATCCGGATTATGCAGGAGGGTTTAATAAATTTAAACATTACGATAAAATTTTTACACCAGCAGATACTGCAGTAGTAACACCAAATAATGATACACCGTATTCGTGGGCAATTCTAAATTTGGCAGATGAACCTGTTGTTTTAGAAGTTCCGGAGATTAAAGACAGATATTATTCTTTTCAGTTTGTTGACTTATATACGTTCAACTTTGCATATGTGGGAAGTCGTGCAACTGGAGATAAAGCAGGAAAATATCTTATTGCCGGACCAGATTGGAAAGGTGAAAAACCGGAAGGAATTGATAAAGTGATTCAGTCCGAAACGAATTTGGTTACGCTATTGGGAAGAACCGAATTGAAAATGGGACAAGGCGATATTGAAAATGTAAAAAAAGTGCAATCTCAATACAAATTAACACCATTGCATGAATTTATAAAAGAAGCCGTTCCACCTCATAAAGAATTTGATTTGCCTTATCCTGAATTTAAACAGGCAGATTTAGGTTCAGCGGAATTTATTGGTTTAGCTAATAATCTATTACAGTATACTTCTTTAAATCCTACGGAATCAGACTTAAAGGCAAAATTTGCCAAAATAGGAATTGTTTCAGGTAAAAAGTTTGATCCCTCCATTTATTCGCCAGAAGTATTGAAAGCAATTAATGAAGGTGCTCAGGAAGCCGGGAAAGAATTGGAAGAAGGAGCAAATAAGCTAACCAATGCAACGGACCTGTTTGGGACAAGAGAAGAATTGAATGGAAATTATACAAAAAGAGCTTTAGGTGCTGCCGCAGGTTTATTTGGAAATACAAAGGAAGAAGCAATATACATTGGAACAAGAACAGATAAAGCAAATAATATTTTATCAGGAAAAAACAAATATGTAATTCGATTTCCAAAAGGACAAACACCAAAAGCTAAATATTTCTGGAGTACAACAT
This genomic interval carries:
- a CDS encoding DUF1214 domain-containing protein → MKKALLILVVGFLFISCKKESSASTNTTSTAENNVIPTDQEIIDAYTYLYGRYLVIQQENHDINVEKVGYNKIKYNPLGSAQFVNPNLDVAYLEAWIAVDAAHAVILNVPKIEGRYYTAQLLDGWGEVIVNINERNFPKTPYGKFALVLKGTNPVIPSDAVKIELPSEKAKLLARVELKGTPDVAQKLQKQFTFNVPDGIKIAPPITIPEFTPKAPIAGEIFDKVEEVINSYPDTNPKAKEYQEKAIAVSKYAKTDDKAKAHIDEVIKTKAIPAFLAGAKGFGTQKGGWSVTYVAGKFGDDIMARDIINYGGLWANQIQEAIYFIGLTDSNKQPLSGDKVYEIKFPKDQLPDLAVNAFWSVTLYSVPDYRVVDNKLKRYNLNNVSNLKKNPDGSLSIWLASSLPKDVPQSNWLPTPAGKGFSLNLRMYVSKKEVLDGKWFPAPIEQKK
- a CDS encoding DUF1254 domain-containing protein is translated as MKNKCLILIAGISLILNIGCEKKTTINTASNPVSTSGTEIKMDGELPSKESIPKLFDEMDFQQATQCYLWALPIVGFAKWQYQHYKTFGASSNDLVLYNSYADRLGILTANATTPYILTFIDLGVNGPTVIEMPAGRTAGGLADFWQREQATIGEMGPDKGKGGKYVLVPPTIKDFKAPGYFIVPCNTVNMFFGFRTLDPDPKVTEMLLKQVKIYPYAQRTNPTPTKVVSPPAGKKWLGIPPTGIAYWERLHAILQNEPVEERDRFFMAWLRNLGIEKGKPFAPDERQKKILIAAAEKGQQMAMANSFEKRFADVKHWPDKHWDYVLIMKNASQHADNYDEFFERASYFYEAVTYSQAMMSKTPNVGQAYLGSYYDNEGNWLDGAKNYTLNVPANPPAVNFWSITVYDSATRCLIDNPQQNADLSSRKDLIKNADGSVDLYFGPKAPAGKEKNWVQTLPGKHWFTYMRFYGPTTAYFDKSWKMDDIKEVK
- a CDS encoding DUF1254 domain-containing protein is translated as MKKILFITLILISFFSCKKKETTSDQATANSQIIKSADSAKAIAKEAWTYIFPLAMNYRTMHLYALDKTYPDYAGGFNKFKHYDKIFTPADTAVVTPNNDTPYSWAILNLADEPVVLEVPEIKDRYYSFQFVDLYTFNFAYVGSRATGDKAGKYLIAGPDWKGEKPEGIDKVIQSETNLVTLLGRTELKMGQGDIENVKKVQSQYKLTPLHEFIKEAVPPHKEFDLPYPEFKQADLGSAEFIGLANNLLQYTSLNPTESDLKAKFAKIGIVSGKKFDPSIYSPEVLKAINEGAQEAGKELEEGANKLTNATDLFGTREELNGNYTKRALGAAAGLFGNTKEEAIYIGTRTDKANNILSGKNKYVIRFPKGQTPKAKYFWSTTLYELPSRYLVNNPINRYSIGDRTTGLKYEANGDLIIYIQNEAPKGKESNWLPAPKNAFYYLIRIYGPDESILKGIWKAPQPELVK